A DNA window from Mastomys coucha isolate ucsf_1 unplaced genomic scaffold, UCSF_Mcou_1 pScaffold21, whole genome shotgun sequence contains the following coding sequences:
- the Neu3 gene encoding sialidase-3, with product MEEAPSCSLSSTLFQQDEQDGVTYRIPALLYLPPTHTFLAFAEMRTSRRDEDAAYLVLRRGVLKGRSLQWGPQRPLMEATLPGHRTMNPCPVWEKNTGCVYLFFICVRGHVTERCQVMWGKNAARLCFLCSEDAGCSWGEVKDLTEDVIGSEMKRWATFAVGPGHGIQLHSGRLIIPAYAYYISHWFLCFPCSVKPHSLMIYSDDLGVTWHRGKSIGPQVTGECQVAEVPGKAGDLVLYCSARTPSRFRAEAFSTDGGGCFQKPVLNPQLHETPRGCQGSVVSFRPLKMPNICQDSNGKDAPATQKCPLLDSSLEVEDGAGAPSGTWLLFSHPTNKKKRINLGIYHNRNPLEVNCWSRPWILNCGPSGYSDLAVVEEQGLLACLFECGKKHEYERIDFRLFSDQEVLSCEDCSSHSSD from the exons atggaagaagcCCCATCCTGCTCCCTCAGCAGCACCCTGTTCCAGCAGGACGAGCAGGATGGGGTGACCTACCGCATCCCAGCCCTGCTGTACCTTCCTCCCACCCACACCTTCCTGGCCTTTGCAGAGATGCGCACCTCAAGGAGAGATGAGGATGCTGCCTACCTGGTGCTCAGACGAGGGGTGCTGAAGGGTCGCTCTCTACAG TGGGGCCCCCAACGGCCACTGATGGAGGCCACGTTACCTGGGCATCGCACTATGAACCCGTGTCCTGTGTGGGAGAAAAACACTGGCTGTGTGTACCTGTTTTTCATCTGTGTGCGGGGCCATGTTACTGAGAGGTGCCAGGTTATGTGGGGCAAGAATGCTGCCCGTCTCTGCTTCCTTTGCAGTGAGGATGCCGGCTGCTCCTGGGGTGAAGTCAAAGACTTGACTGAGGATGTCATTGGCTCAGAGATGAAGCGCTGGGCCACGTTTGCTGTGGGCCCAGGTCATGGCATCCAGCTGCACTCGGGGAGGCTGATCATCCCTGCCTATGCCTACTATATCTCACACTGGTTTCTCTGCTTTCCATGTTCTGTCAAACCTCATTCCCTGATGATCTACAGTGATGACTTAGGAGTCACATGGCACCGTGGCAAATCCATTGGGCCCCAGGTGACAGGGGAGTGCCAAGTGGCAGAAGTGCCTGGGAAGGCTGGTGACCTGGTGTTGTACTGCAGTGCCCGAACGCCAAGCCGATTCCGAGCAGAGGCTTTTAGCACTGATGGTGGTGGCTGCTTTCAGAAGCCAGTCCTGAACCCACAACTCCATGAGACTCCCAGAGGCTGCCAAGGTAGTGTAGTGAGCTTCCGGCCTTTGAAGATGCCAAACATATGTCAAGACTCAAATGGTAAAGATGCTCCCGCTACTCAGAAATGCCCTCTGCTGGACAGTTCTCTGGAGGTGGAGGATGGAGCTGGAGCACCATCAGGAACATGGCTCTTGTTCTCACATCCAACTAACAAGAAGAAGAGAATTAACTTAGGCATCTACCACAACCGGAACCCCTTGGAGGTGAATTGCTGGTCCCGCCCATGGATCTTGAACTGTGGGCCCAGTGGCTACTCTGATCTGGCTGTTGTGGAAGAACAGGGCTTGTTGGCATGTTTGTTTGAGTGTGGGAAGAAGCATGAGTATGAGCGGATTGACTTCCGTCTGTTTTCAGACCAAGAGGTTCTGAGCTGTGAAGACTGTTCCAGCCATAGTAGCGACTAA